The DNA window gtcatttgaaaattcaaatttcaaatgtgagatttcaaacgtaattttcattagataaatgatttcaattgaaaaagttgtcaactacaaagttgcataacttttcgatatcTAACACTTTTGTTTTGGTTGCTTCTTCATCCGAGATTCTTTCCTACCACTACACATTCACTTGTGATGATAAAGCATATGGGTTCCTTTGGTATTAACTATACAAAATGTTGTGAATCAAATATTTCGGCAACaaaacgacttcaaataaaaaagttgtgaactacaaagttggaTAACTTTTCCGATATCTACAACTTCTGTGTTGGTTATTTCTCCATCCGATATCTTTCCCTACAACTACACACTCATTTGTGATGCATATTTGGACATTCCAAACGATCTCAAATCAAAAAAGTTTAAACTACAAagatgtagatctcatcgagtagTAAAACTTTGGTATAAAGTTTGTCTTTatcggacatcatatgagaacgttatgaaattttttgtgttgTCTATTATTATCGGGTCATGTCTTGTACCAGCAGTGATAGtatcactaccggttcaagccaaGAACCGACCGAGATGAACCCAATATCACTGCCATTTGCTcctatcactgccagtttaagcgacaaaccggtagtgatgggctAACAGACTCTGTCACTGCCTGTTTGTaagcaaccgacagtgatgggccgGCAGTGAAGGTCAATTTTATAGTAGTGAAATCCAATAGGTCCCCTGAATAAGACCTGCAATAGAGAATTGGATCGGCAATTGTCAACAACAACTGTGTTCCTTGTTAGCCGCCTCAACAATAAGAGTGACAGAAAATTATTGTATTTCCAAGAGTaccatatactccctccgttccttaatataagccatatagtttttagcaccaatattaatgcacggcttggggaaggatgtgagacctgaggaaaaaaaggaaaatcaggccatcttctctctcccaatcagattgcttcctaaatctaagggattagTTGAGGCATGTGCTATGTAAGGTGGGAAGGTTTTCAAACTAATCGGtgtgggagctgatacgtacttatattttggaattttctttagaaatttatatagcttatattaaggaacggagagaGTATTAAACAAGTTTTGGGTATTCCAAGGTGAATTAATTCCTAACACTCTTCACAAAAAACACGACATGTGAGCATTCAAAGAAAAGATGTTACATTAAGTCCACTTCAGTCCATCATGAGAGCATGCCTGGCAGGTGTACCTAGGTACCAACTACCAAAGCCAACTTCCTCTAGAATTTTATCTGCCATTTGTTGCCATTCATATTCATCGCCTGGCCGGTGATTTTCTGCTCAGGCGCCGCTTATGGTCCGGCCGCCGTCGACGTAGATGACTTGGCCAGTGACATAGGACGCCGCCGGCATACACAGAAACGCCACCACCGACGCGATCTCCGCCGGCTCGCCGCTCCGCTGCAGCGGAATACGCGACAAACTTTCTTTCTCCAGGATAAACGGGACATGTGTCGACCACAAATTAACACGGTGAGAGAGCGACTGAGTTTTATGTTTGACGTGAAGTCGACGGTTAAATTCAAATAGAAACAAATGTTTTTTAAATAATTAATATACGAGTGTTTTTTAAATAAACGCAATTAATATGTGCTTCAGAAAACAAAGCTTGAATGCATGGATGCCGTCCATTTAACGTAGTGTATACGTACTTGTTGTTTGGCCATATCGGTGACGACAGTGCCTGGTGCGACGCAGTTCACACGAATCTTATCACCGGCCCACTCGACAGCGAGACTCCTTGTGAGTTGGTTCATCCCTCCTATATATACACGCGATTTAATACATTTTATTTAACGGCTCGCCAAGAAATCTATTTATTGTAGTCACAAGGAGCTGCTCCTGTCtttcttgttttttttattatttaccCTTGGTAActgtcactactggaaactcgcgctttgccgagtgcctgcggcactcggcaaagcccgaaatacactcgtcAAAGGCTTTACCTAGTGCCGCACTTagtaaagggcactcggcaaagaattacactcggcaaaatgaaaatgcgaaaaaaactaaaaataatagcaaaaaaaaaTTTTTGGGGGGAGGCCGCCACCCGCCAGCGACCTTCCATCTAGCGCCACCGGCCATCGAAATCGCTGTATTTTTTGCGCAAAATTCGCGGCTAACGcggccggcgggattcgaactcacaACCTCTCCCTCCGTTTGtttgctgctctaccactgcactacaccgtcactatgtctagattccgttatctatcctcatatattatactaaatcgagagtaaattgcttgtttgaggccctaaacgaattcaaatcaaaaagtggtcatctacaaagtttcataacttttggagatctacaattttcatttatgaagtttttccatccgaggtcatttgaaaaattcgaattttaaatttgagagattcaaacgtagttttgcatgataagatgatttcaaatcaaaaagttgtcaactacacagtatcataacttttggagatctacaattttcatttaggaagtttttccatccgaggtcgtttgaaaaattcaaattttaaatttgagagattcaaacgtagttttgcatgataagatgatttcaaatcaaaaagttgtcaacgacatagtttcataacttttggagatctacaattttcatataggaagtttttccatctgaggttgtttgaaaaattcaaatcttaaaattttcaaattcaaacgtcgttttttgcatgacaagatgatttcaaatcaaaatgttgccaactacaaaatttcataacttctcaagatctacaaagtttattttggtcatttgttcatccaacatagtggtagtaacattattcacaaatcttatatatctctcttctactttcatgaaactaatatgagagatatgagagagacgtagattttatgaacaacattattgtcgctttgtcaaatgaagaaatgatcaaaataaactttgtagatcttgagaagttatacaactttgtagtttaaaagtttttcatttgaattcatttagggcctcaaaaattgctttgaaaaaataatttgtcgagggccaaaaaaaatgcacacggcaaaatgcctcttcgccgagtgcaaaaaaaggcactcggcaaagacgcattttgccgagtaccaaaaaatggcactcggcaaaatacatctttgccgagtgccaaaaaaaggcactcggcaaagacgcattttgccgagtgccgaaaaaaaacactcggcaaagccatctttgccgagtgccgaaaaaaacacatacacttggcaaagcttccagcactcggcaaagtgccggtttccaggTAGTGTGTAACTACTGTATGCTCTCAATGTCCCTGTTTATTCATCGCTATAGTTTACATGCCGGTCAAATATTTTTTTTAGTTTGAttcaatttatagaaaatatttgtaatgTTTGCAtcaccaaataaatttattatgaaaatagatccATTCATCTATCTAATGGTACtaaaaatattgatatttttgtatatatatttttgttAAGTTGATTACGTTTGACTTCTCGTGAGGTGAGGATGACAGTTAAAAAGGGAACACAGGATTATTTTTCTGCCCCCGCCGGTAGAAATACAAATACGTACAATACCTTTAGCAGCAGAGTAAATCGCCACGTTCGGGGCGCCAAGGCAGCTCGCAACGGAGGAGATGTGGACGATGCTTCCGCCGCCGGCGACGGTGGTTTTCCGGACGAGCGGGTGCGCGAGCTGGCTGATGTGGAAGCACGACTCCAGGTTGGTGGCCATGATCCGCGCGTAGTCCTCTGCCGTGCACTCCGTCGTCGGCCTGAACACCATCTGCGCCGCGTTGTTCACCTGCCCAACATGCAGCCAAACCCAAATTAACGTCGCGTGCATGGCAGGCCGGGGATGCTTTCTATAGTAAGGCCTCATTCAGTTCATGGACGATCGATTCGTTCGCATCCGATCCTGCGCTTACTTACAAGGAAGTCGAGCTGGCCGGCGATGACTGTTGGTGTAATCCTGTCACAACACCAGGCAGCAACGTGGCGTGTCCAAGCTGGCAGCGGCAAGGCGGGAAGCTCAGGTTCAAACTGAGGCAGACAAGCCGGGGCAGCAGTTGGTGGTGGTGATTGGCCCACGTTCTGCAGTTATCTGCATTCTGTGTTAATCAGTGCATTGGTGTCGAGTTTGTGCGGTTATTGCTTTGTAAAAGAGGTCCATTAGCTGCAGGTATAAGTAGCTGGATCCTTAGTGTGTGTGATGTGGTATTTGGTAAGCCGGTTAGGCATTTGTATCGTGAACTATCAAAAGCGAAAAGGGGCGCTGTCACCTTGTCGTCCGGTGACAGTTTCCAAATCTGTGATCGCTCTGTGTTCAGTTTCTTGCGTGTGTT is part of the Miscanthus floridulus cultivar M001 chromosome 9, ASM1932011v1, whole genome shotgun sequence genome and encodes:
- the LOC136483000 gene encoding tropinone reductase homolog At2g29370-like, with the translated sequence MVFRPTTECTAEDYARIMATNLESCFHISQLAHPLVRKTTVAGGGSIVHISSVASCLGAPNVAIYSAAKGGMNQLTRSLAVEWAGDKIRVNCVAPGTVVTDMAKQQVRIHYVKWTASMHSSFVF